In the genome of Verrucomicrobiota bacterium, one region contains:
- the lysA gene encoding diaminopimelate decarboxylase: MHSFRYQNDRLHCEDVDLAALAQEHGTPLYVYSGETIQNNFRRLDQALAPLRHHVCYALKANSNLAILELLAKEGAGFDIVSGGELYRVLAAGGKAEHCTFAGVGKTAQEIEYALDQGIFSFNVESEAEVEAIQKIAAAKGVIAPVAFRVNPNVDAQTHQYISTGKSENKFGIDFEFIEAVCERAQAHSHIRLRGLQMHIGSQLTQVSPFVEAVERVGPLVARLKEKYDIEFFSIGGGIGIVYDPALASGSPDWWAGQSDEERPLTAEEYATQLVPLLEPLGVKILLEPGRYLVGNAGVLLTRILYTKRGTAKTFQIVDAGMNDLIRPALYQGHHEIVPLKAPRGETECVDIVGPVCESGDFFGQNLDAPKMEAGEGIALLSSGAYGFVMASNYNTRPMPAEILVRGSEARVVRKRQTLEELLSGEQLWQEAGASAKSKRNSPSPSLHRG; the protein is encoded by the coding sequence ATGCATTCCTTCCGCTACCAAAACGATCGCCTCCACTGCGAAGATGTGGATTTGGCTGCGCTCGCCCAAGAACACGGCACCCCCCTCTATGTTTACAGCGGGGAAACCATTCAGAACAACTTTCGGCGACTGGACCAAGCCCTCGCCCCCCTCCGCCACCACGTCTGCTACGCCCTGAAAGCGAACTCGAATCTGGCCATTCTTGAACTCCTGGCCAAGGAGGGCGCTGGCTTCGACATCGTCTCAGGGGGGGAACTCTATCGAGTCCTGGCGGCCGGGGGAAAGGCCGAGCACTGCACCTTTGCCGGGGTCGGGAAGACGGCCCAAGAGATCGAGTATGCACTCGACCAAGGAATCTTTTCCTTCAACGTGGAGTCCGAAGCCGAAGTGGAGGCCATTCAGAAAATCGCCGCCGCCAAGGGAGTCATCGCCCCCGTCGCCTTCCGAGTGAATCCCAACGTGGATGCGCAGACTCACCAATACATCTCCACTGGCAAAAGTGAGAATAAGTTTGGGATCGACTTCGAGTTCATAGAAGCGGTTTGCGAGCGGGCGCAAGCCCACAGCCACATTCGGCTTCGTGGCTTGCAAATGCACATCGGTTCCCAGCTCACCCAAGTCTCCCCCTTCGTGGAAGCCGTAGAACGGGTCGGCCCTCTGGTGGCTCGTTTGAAAGAGAAATACGACATCGAATTCTTCTCCATCGGCGGCGGGATCGGAATCGTGTATGACCCGGCTCTCGCGAGTGGCTCCCCGGATTGGTGGGCCGGGCAATCGGACGAAGAGCGACCCCTGACGGCTGAAGAATACGCCACGCAGTTGGTCCCTTTGCTGGAACCGCTCGGTGTCAAAATCCTCTTGGAGCCTGGTCGCTACCTCGTGGGCAATGCCGGCGTCCTGCTCACCCGCATCCTCTACACCAAGCGCGGCACCGCCAAGACCTTCCAAATCGTGGATGCCGGGATGAATGACCTCATTCGACCCGCCCTCTATCAGGGCCATCATGAAATCGTGCCCTTGAAAGCCCCTCGTGGAGAGACGGAGTGCGTGGACATCGTGGGGCCGGTCTGTGAAAGCGGCGACTTTTTTGGCCAAAATCTGGACGCGCCCAAGATGGAGGCTGGGGAGGGCATCGCGCTCCTCAGCTCCGGAGCCTACGGCTTTGTCATGGCCTCGAACTACAACACCCGCCCCATGCCCGCCGAAATCCTGGTGCGGGGAAGCGAAGCCCGGGTGGTGCGAAAGCGCCAAACTCTGGAAGAACTCCTTTCGGGGGAACAGCTCTGGCAGGAAGCGGGAGCCAGCGCAAAATCCAAACGAAACTCTCCCAGCCC